From the genome of Uranotaenia lowii strain MFRU-FL chromosome 1, ASM2978415v1, whole genome shotgun sequence, one region includes:
- the LOC129746797 gene encoding uncharacterized protein LOC129746797 — translation MSLIDAVDTTVHAAKQIQKDKTATLDCVANGMLVSLAKSRLDSETASRLEERLDIHRVYTWTEFKEELEKRANQLACRTDIDESKSRNTKTVAAAAITQPQRREIKTQPQSCFACNEKGHAIWHCTEFKALPVPQRWDRTKRAVFIQKAVFRMRRSTPHIATSSGAIPSNVAHLELHGFSDASIRAYGGAIYAFAIDTQGNKSMNLLCAKSRVVPMKDLTLPRKELIGAKLLAELMSRVIGIIPQHINKVHYWCDSQVVLSWIHANDQHAEVYVRNRVKIIQQLTNKMSWRYIPTYQNPADVISRGISVRKLLTTKKQLWLHATPYALEVHPEIQVCAIQQAPTIDHTLHDPDPEDYIQSYKYCNSFRRTRRHFALIQRAISNFKAKATSSINSEQLLQTMTGPLTVEELEAGLHLVIKNMQSVCLGQELKSIGLHGIPTKQGPLQHLNPMLAGGLIRVTGRLNLADLPEEQRHPIFIPREHPFARIILVHLHRSNNHAGLEIVLAEFQRSYWMKGLRKTTQSVLQKCVLCVRARPRRFEQMMGQLPRPRVNPSTAFTHTGVDLCGPFQVLPSQRAKMGLTVYACLFVCFSTKAVHIEVVEDQSTGAFLAALIRFVSVRGTPEVIYSDNGRNFVGASRELAELSKVYNSELFQNELIGIAAEEGIRFSFIPPRSPNFGGLWEANIKVAKRLFTAAARGSSFNILEIQTVFYQVSAIMNSRPLTSIFSDAGAPEPLTPGHFLIEEP, via the exons ATGAGCCTCATCGATGCCGTGGACACTACAGTTCACGCTGCAAAGCAGATACAAAAGGATAAAACAGCGACACTGGACTGTGTTGCGAATGGAATGCTAGTAAGTCTAGCAAAATCCCGTCTGGATTCGGAAACCGCATCCAGGCTGGAGGAGAGATTAGACATACATCGTGTCTACACTTGGACAGAATTCAAGGAAGAGTTGGAGAAGCGAGCCAACCAATTAGCGTGCCGAACCGATATCGACGAATCGAAATCGCGCAACACCAAGACGGTAGCAGCAGCTGCCATCACCCAACCCCAGCGTAGGGAAATCAAAACGCAACCGCAATCCTGTTTCGCGTGCAATGAGAAAGGGCACGCGATCTGGCACTGCACCGAATTCAAAGCGCTGCCTGTACCGCAAAGATGGGATAGGACCAAAAGAGCCG TGTTCATCCAAAAAGCGGTGTTCAGAATGCGGAGAAGCACACCACACATTGCTACATCCAGTGGAGCCATCCCGAGTAACGTAGCACACTTGGAGCTGCACGGTTTCTCGGACGCTTCTATTCGCGCTTATGGAGGCGCAATTTATGCCTTTGCCATAGACACGCAAGGTAACAAGTCCATGAACCTGCTTTGTGCAAAGTCGCGTGTAGTCCCGATGAAGGATCTCACTCTTCCTCGAAAGGAATTAATTGGAGCCAAATTGTTGGCAGAGTTGATGAGCCGCGTGATCGGCATCATACCACAACACATTAACAAGGTTCACTACTGGTGCGACTCGCAAGTAGTGTTGTCCTGGATACACGCAAACGATCAACACGCCGAGGTGTATGTTCGAAATCGTGTGAAAATCATTCAACAATTAACAAACAAGATGAGCTGGAGGTACATCCCCACCTACCAGAACCCAGCGGATGTGATCTCCAGAGGAATCTCAGTGAGGAAACTGTTGACCACCAAGAAGCAGCTGTGGCTGCATGCCACCCCGTATGCACTAGAGGTACATCCAGAAATTCAAGTATGCGCAATTCAGCAAGCGCCGACCATCGACCACACTCTGCATGATCCTGACCCAGAAGATTATATCCAGAGTTACAAGTACTGCAATTCTTTCCGAAGGACCAGAAGGCATTTCGCCTTAATACAGCGCGCCATAAGCAATTTTAAGGCAAAAGCTACAAGTTCTATTAATTCTGAACAACTCCTACAAACCATGACCGGCCCTCTAACTGTTGAAGAGCTGGAAGCAGGACTACATCTAGTCATCAAAAATATGCAATCCGTCTGCCTAGGACAAGAGCTGAAGAGCATCGGTTTACACGGCATTCCTACAAAGCAGGGCCCCCTGCAGCACCTCAATCCTATGCTGGCAGGTGGCCTCATTCGAGTAACAGGCAGGTTAAACTTAGCAGACTTGCCTGAAGAACAGCGACATCCAATATTCATTCCGAGGGAGCATCCGTTTGCACGAATCATCCTTGTGCATCTACATCGCTCCAATAACCACGCCGGTCTGGAAATAGTCTTGGCCGAATTTCAACGAAGCTATTGGATGAAGGGATTGCGGAAAACAACCCAATCCGTCCTTCAAAAATGCGTACTCTGCGTACGGGCAAGGCCTCGCAGATTCGAGCAAATGATGGGCCAGCTTCCACGGCCCAGAGTGAATCCCTCTACAGCGTTCACTCATACTGGCGTAGACTTGTGCGGGCCGTTCCAAGTGCTGCCAAGTCAGCGGGCGAAAATGGGGCTTACCGTTTACGCCTGCCTGTTTGTGTGCTTTTCGACCAAAGCAGTGCATATCGAGGTGGTGGAGGATCAATCCACCGGGGCCTTCTTAGCCGCCTTGATACGGTTTGTATCAGTGCGGGGTACACCGGAGGTGATATACTCCGACAACGGCCGCAACTTCGTCGGAGCCAGCCGCGAACTTGCAGAACTGAGCAAAGTATATAACTCGGAGTTGTTCCAAAACGAACTCATAGGGATAGCAGCTGAGGAAGGAATACGCTTTTCCTTCATCCCTCCGAGAAGCCCTAATTTCGGAGGTCTGTGGGAGGCCAACATAAAAGTGGCCAAAAGACTCTTCACCGCAGCCGCTCGTGGATCCAGCTTTAATATATTGGAGATTCAGACGGTGTTCTACCAAGTATCAGCGATAATGAATTCACGTCCGCTGACCTCAATTTTCTCCGACGCCGGAGCTCCGGAACCTTTAACACCAGGGCACTTCCTAATAGAAGAGCCATGA